In one window of Acanthochromis polyacanthus isolate Apoly-LR-REF ecotype Palm Island chromosome 8, KAUST_Apoly_ChrSc, whole genome shotgun sequence DNA:
- the galk2 gene encoding N-acetylgalactosamine kinase: MASNPPWLKTEITADERLKNLKNTFETKHGESPLFYACAPGRVNLIGEHIDYCGYSVLPMAIEQNILAAVSVNNSGTIQLANTNPLYQDFTVSCSEVIAIDRDNPKWFYYFLCGVKGIQETFEIPRLVGMSCVVDGTIPPSSGLSSSSALVCCSGLLTMEANQKSLSKVALAEICAKCERYIGTEGGGMDQSISFLAERGTAKLIEFQPLRATDVKLPDGAVFVISNCCVEMNKASTSHYNIRVVECRIATKMLAKAKGLESSRLLKLAQAQTELKASLEEMLTLVDEVLHPEPYSREEICKVLDITLEQFSADLLSANTQHMTQFWLHQRAKHVYGEAARVLQFKSVCDSEPAESIQLLGDLMNQSHASCRDLYECSCPELDQLVDICLKAGAVGSRLTGAGWGGCAVSMVPTEKVESFLQAVRAAYYLPDPRRAAMEKQSLFVSKPGGGAAIFLEE, encoded by the exons ATGGCCTCAAACCCTCCCTGGTTAAAGACCGAGATCACTGCTGATGAAAG gctgaaaaacttgaaaaataCTTTTGAAACAAAGCATGGAGAATCTCCTCTCTTCTATGCATGTGCACCTGGAAGGGTAAATCTAATAG GTGAGCACATTGATTACTGTGGCTATTCTGTGCTACCAATGGCCATTGAGCAGAACATCCTGGCTGCCGTGTCAGTGAACAACTCAGGAACAATCCAGCTGGCCAACACAAATCCTCTGTACCA GGATTTCacagtgtcttgctcagaggTCATCGCTATAGACAGAGACAATCCAAAGTGGTTCTATTATTTTCTCTGTGGAGTCAAAGGGATTCAG GAGACGTTTGAGATCCCTCGTTTAGTAGGGATGTCATGTGTCGTTGATGGAACCATCCCTCCGAGCTCCGGTCTGTCCAGCTCCAGCGCCTTAGTGTGTTGTTCTGGACTCCTAACAATGGAGGCAAATCAGAAGTCCCTGTCAAAG GTGGCTCTTGCAGAGATCTGTGCCAAATGTGAGCGCTACATTGGTACAGAGGGAGGCGGCATGGACCAGTCCATATCATTCCTGGCAGAGAGAGGAACA GCAAAGCTGATAGAGTTCCAGCCTCTGCGGGCCACTGATGTCAAGCTGCCAGATGGGGCCGTGTTTGTGATTTCCAACTGCTGTGTGGAGATGAACAAAGCTTCTACTTCCCACTACAACATCCGTGTGGTGGAGTGTCGCATCGCCACAAAG ATGCTGGCGAAGGCGAAGGGTCTGGAGTCGAGCAGGTTGCTGAAGCTGGCTCAGGCTCAGACGGAGCTGAAGGCCTCCCTGGAGGAGATGCTGACTCTGGTGGACGAGGTGCTGCATCCTGAGCCGTACAGCCGGGAGGAGATCTGCAAGGTGCTGGACATCACCTTGGAGCAGTTTTCAGCAGACCTGCTGAGCGCCAACACTCAGCACA TGACGCAGTTTTGGCTTCACCAGCGAGCCAAACACGTGTACGGTGAAGCTGCTCGAGTGCTGCAGTTTAAGAGCGTCTGCGACTCTGAACCTGCTGAATCCATCCAGCTACTCGGAGATTTGATGAACCAGAGTCATGCGAGCTGCAGAGACCTCTATGAGTGCAGCTGCCCTgaactggaccagctggtggacaTCTGTCT GAAGGCGGGGGCTGTGGGTTCCCGGCTGACAGGAGCAGGCTGGGGAGGCTGTGCCGTCTCCATGGTGCCCACTGAGAAGGTGGAGTCTTTCTTACAAGCTGTCAGAGCCGCCTACTACCTCCCCGATCCGCGCAGAGCAGCCATGGAAAAACAAAGTTTGTTTGTGTCAAAGCCGGGTGGCGGAGCTGCGATTTTCCTTGAGGAGTGA
- the cep152 gene encoding centrosomal protein of 152 kDa translates to MSIDFDSAALQTQHDEEEYDQEDYAREQELHKLLTDLPDDMLEDSRDSSSPELECSTCSNKNTGNSPQAKWTQQWSDHPGPTSHAQNYDQGSHNEYAYEDGAVHMNGHQIQPPREHLPHIWNQDHQFAQGDYTCTSMGTEKSTETCDFSAEFESKSYPQNTNNHVEYNGEGGYMDQQSHFQTLKSGADDRAVNQYKASYNPHHPAHQPKMFNAQAAQQERQFDHLQREFLDSTQQNADREQLAQLQILNKAQQRQIEDLERKLEDSRRNLRYLEHQFAIVKDEKDGLAVSLKESSRLIEEAKEREVQMQNKLRTMEEQVQILNERDQENMKKQRVADAAVDSMKQQMLELCRSDTLSRAREQHDRDLVIIKEQHEAALLALQQKLDSTSQALNEQIDVGQRLREHVRQLERQREEEQLERARVVNALTQRLEESQQQCAKLLQTNSVQEMSQMQIKLQQAQSAKALSENMNKVLQEDMADLKEQITLYESAVKHGVITLELSSDWENQLSESCVDLGLKKTNRKNGTLHSTALAHLSDAKLPKDEALRLLRVEMQRCLGGLKGKRQKISQLQEELQRCQCRANELQTELDEAKLSISARETSQMTHLDITGDSHKELMRLQKDKQHLQEQLELLEKRNQELQQKEEKLKSANSELCTKMREMIQDMDQEKQETAERSERINQQYRDDVVNRVRTELMLEHDGQVEQLTAQHQQQLQHLQSQLSEANDKVLAVQECYISVCKEKDLLEERIRNTEKEEAEIREESGTAVEKLRTELEAQHQASIKQLKALWSKEKEAEIQEQVKCHVASSEAMWKEELQKMEKTWVQRLEEASREKHRETAEAICQANEIEASSPTITAEELDFRLSAQKEQLQLEADKVRWKAVEEARKQTQRELQEKHLEDMAKQVEGAVTRAYNRWIEDLISLPEYQTSLQTEKQKWEKLQEKQTQQRVSQALREAEEHWHKKHKNQLEEHCSGAQRVEELQEELAALQSQLEQMTREQAALLKAELAGARAAWNRDKQQEISIIQVRSEQVYQTKLQEQSKKLEQTLQQTREDADLQKKEMLLQMEAKLHETVRAREEEWRRKHEEKDLIQRQQMRDELLAELQTGLAEVQTQLLRDPKTDQQGTEDTRRTSGATSDAATTQIIQTSCRDMISRAVSQAKKEWKKTSEERLNSVLKETQERHERELNKIQSSLPQRKDQQRCRKECAETVSKLQKKNQELQKHLEKACRQLQHSIREHKTAMQHLKDEHESNLKRVKEEHLQQLDEVKKTKESSGNSDQQNLQHGLEEMKQQYLMTVEKIRGDMLRYLQESRERAAEMIRMEVQRERQDTARKMRRYYLTCLQELLEDGGKTAGAEKKIMNAASKLAAMAKVLETPIKSKSGKNYSLPSCSAALSTAGCPPGKNAAFSKTPSNLTEPLDVRPEERSLRENTFADSEHKPAAAVRTKLLSHRDMSASGKEEASVDAGMKPQTAHTNLHSHKPAPQIAASSRVDLVNVSVRSKRRELYLQGGESSKPESRLESQRQSKPFLIQEAPVRDEKQTDWSMTSSDSDFHVPRLSYSGRKVEPVKPFTLSAASVREFGGLTPDASDMTVYNEITKKTPHTETFAQAKMSTRREPTPGSECEKQQGVCSRPLFSELRQCRQDSGFDSPFYQQK, encoded by the exons ATGTCTATTGACTTTGACAGTGCTGCTCTTCAAACCCAGCATGATGAAGAGGAATACGACCAAGAGGACTACGCAAGAGAGCAAGAG CTGCACAAACTGCTCACAGACCTGCCTGATGACATGCTGGAGGACAGCAGAGACTCCTCCTCCCCCGAGTTGGAGTGCTCTACCTGTAGCAATAAAAACACTGGCAACAG CCCACAGGCCAAGTGGACTCAGCAATGGTCTGATCATCCAGGGCCCACCTCTCATGCACAG AACTATGATCAAGGCTCTCACAATGAGTACGCTTATGAGGATGGAGCTGTTCACATGAATGGACATCAAATTCAACCTCCGAGGGAACATCTGCCTCACATCTGGAACCAGGATCATCAGTTTGCACAAGGAGATTATACGTGCACAAGCATGGGCACAGAAAAATCTACAGAGacttgtgatttttctgctgaatTTGAATCTAAATCATACCCTCAAAACACCAACAACCATGTGGAATACAATGGAGAAGGAGGATACATGGACCAGCAAAGCCATTTTCAA ACTTTAAAGTCAGGAGCAGATGACAGAGCAGTAAATCAGTACAAGGCCAGCTACAATCCTCATCATCCTGCTCATCAGCCAAAGATGTTTAACGCACAGGCCGCTCAGCAAGAAAGGCAATTTGACCACCTGCAAAGAGAATTCCTTGACTCAACACAAC AAAATGCTGACAGGGAGCAGCTCGCCCAGCTGCAGATTCTGAACAAAGCTCAACAGAGACAAATTGAAGACTTGGAGCGAAAACTGGAGGATTCTCGGCGTAATTTGAGATATCTTGAACATCAGTTTGCAATTGTGAAAG ATGAAAAGGATGGCCTAGCTGTAAGTCTAAAGGAATCAAGTCGATTGATTGAAGAGGCCAAGGAGAGAGAAGTTCAAATGCAAAACAAGCTGAGGACAATGGAGGAGCAAGTACAGATTCTCAATGAGCGAGACCAAGAG aaCATGAAGAAACAGAGAGTGGCAGATGCTGCAGTGGACAGCATGAAGCAGCAGATGTTGGAGCTCTGTCGCTCTGACACCCTGTCCAGAGCACGAGAGCAGCACGACAGAGACCTTGTCATCATCAAGGAGCAGCATGAGGCTGCACTGTTGGCCTTACAGCAGAAGCTAGATTCTACCTCCCAGGCTTTGAATGAACAG ATTGATGTTGGTCAGAGGTTACGAGAGCATGTGAGACAGTTGGAGCGCCAAAGAGAAGAAGAGCAACTGGAGAGAGCCAGAGTTGTCAACGCCCTCACTCAGCGTCTGGAGGAGAGTCAGCAGCAGTGTGCCAAGCTGCTGCAGACAA ATTCAGTGCAAGAGATGAGTCAAATGCAGATCAAACTACAACAGGCTCAGTCCGCGAAGGCACTGAGTGAAAACATGAACAAGGTTTTACAG GAAGATATGGCTGATCTGAAGGAGCAGATAACACTGTATGAATCCGCTGTGAAACATGGTGTTATCACATTAGAGCTTAGCAGTGACTGGGAGAACCAGCTGTCTGAATCCTGTGTGGATCTAGgattgaagaaaacaaacaggaaaaatggcacACTTCACAG CACTGCTCTGGCTCACCTGTCAGACGCCAAGCTGCCAAAGGATGAGGCGTTAAGGCTGCTGCGTGTTGAGATGCAGCGCTGCCTGGGTGGTTTAAAGGGGAAGCGACAGAAGATCAgtcagctgcaggaggagctcCAGCGCTGTCAGTGTCGAGCAAACGAGCTACAGACTGAGTTAGACGAAGCCAAGCTCAGCATTTCG GCCAGAGAAACCAGCCAGATGACACATTTGGACATAACTGGAGACTCTCACAAAGAGTTGATGAGATTACAGAAGGACAAACAACACTTGCAGGAACAACTGGAG TTGCTAGAAAAGAGAAACCAGGAGCTGCAACAGAAGGAGGAAAAGCTGAAGTCTGCTAATTCTGAGCTGTGCACCAAAATGAGGGAGATGATCCAGGACATGGaccaagaaaaacaggaaactgcagagag atctgaGAGGATTAATCAGCAGTATAGGGATGACGTGGTGAACCGGGTCAGAACAGAGCTCATGTTGGAACACGATGGTCAGGTTGAACAGCTGACTGcacagcaccagcagcagcttcaacaCTTACA ATCCCAGCTGTCTGAAGCCAATGACAAGGTGTTGGCTGTTCAAGAATGTTACATATCTGTCTGCAAGGAGAAGGACTTGCTTGAAGAAAGGATTCGCAACACAGAGAAGGAGGAGGCTGAGATCAGAGAGGAGAGTGGTACAGCTGTGGAAAAGCTTCGAACTGAACTTGAGGCTCAGCATCAGGCCTCCATAAAGCAGCTCAAAGCTCTCTGGTCCAAAGAGAAGGAGGCTGAGATCCAGGAGCAAGTGAAATGTCATGTAGCCTCAAGCGAGGCTATGTGGAAGGAAGAACTGCAAAAG ATGGAGAAGACATGGGTCCAGAGGCTTGAGGAGGCcagcagagagaaacacagagagactGCGGAGGCGATCTGTCAGGCAAATGAGATTGAGGCCAGCAGTCCTACAATTACTGCTGAGGAGCTGGACTTCAGGCTCAGTGCCCAGAAAGAGCAGCTGCAACTGGAAGCTGACAAAGTCCGATGGAAAGCTGTGGAGGAAGCCAGGAAACAAACCCAGAGAGAGTTACAAGAGAAGCACCTGGAGGACATGGCCAAGCAG GTTGAAGGTGCAGTAACCAGGGCCTATAATCGCTGGATTGAAGATCTGATTTCATTACCTGAATACCAAACCTCTCTccaaacagagaaacaaaaatgggaaaaactacaagaaaagcaaacacaacagCGG GTGTCCCAGGCCCTGAGGGAGGCCGAGGAGCATTGGCACAAGAAGCACAAGAACCAGCTGGAGGAGCACTGCTCTGGAGCTCAGAGGGTGGAGGAGCTTCAAGAGGAGCTGGCAGCTCTCCAGAGCCAGCTGGAGCAAATGACCAGAGAGCAAGCTGCCTTGTTGAAAGCAGAGCTGGCCGGAGCCAGAGCAGCCTGGAACAGAGACAAGCAGCAGGAGATCTCCATCATCCAGGTCCGCAGTGAGCAGGTGTACCAAACCAAGCTGCAAGAGCAGAGCAAAAAGCTGGAGCAGACTTTGCAGCAAACCAGAGAGGATGCTGACCTTCAGAAGAAGGAAATGCTGCTGCAGATGGAGGCCAAGCTTCATGAGACTGTGAGGGCTCGAGAGGAGGAGTGGAGACGCAAGCATGAGGAGAAGGATCTGATCCAGAGACAGCAAATGAGAGACGAGTTACTAGCAGAGCTTCAGACTGGACTGGCTGAGGTCCAGACTCAGCTTCTCAGAGATCCCAAAACAGATCAGCAGGGCACTGAAGACACCAGGAGGACCAGCGGGGCGACATCAGATGCTGCAACAACACAAATCATCCAGACTTCATGCAGAGACATGATCAGCAGAGCAGTTTCCCAGGCTAAGAAGGAGTGGAAGAAA ACAAGTGAAGAGAGGCTGAACTCTGTGTTAAAAGAAACTCAGGAACGGCACGAGAGAGAACTCAACAAAATCCAAA GCTCTTTGCCCCAGAGGAAGGATCAGCAGCGTTGTAGGAAAGAGTGTGCAGAGACTGTGAGTaagctgcagaagaagaaccaggagCTCCAGAAACATTTAGAGAAAGCCTGCCGTCAGCTCCAACACAGCATTCGAGAGCACAAAACAGCCATGCAGCATCTCAAAG ATGAACATGAAAGCAACTTAAAAAGGGTGAAGGAAGAACATCTGCAGCAATTAGACGAAGTGAAGAAAACCAAAGAATCCTCAgg AAATTCTGATCAACAAAATCTTCAGCATGGCCTGGAGGAGATGAAGCAGCAGTATCTGATGACTGTGGAAAAGATCAGAG GAGACATGCTGCGTTACCTTCAGGAGAGCCGGGAGCGTGCAGCAGAGATGATCCGCATGGAGGTGCAGAGGGAGAGGCAGGATACTGCCAGAAAGATGCGCCGCTATTATCTGACCTGTCTGCAGGAGTTGCTGGAAGACGGAGGAAAGACTGCAGG TGCcgaaaagaaaataatgaatgCTGCAAGCAAGCTGGCGGCCATGGCTAAAGTGCTGGAGACACCTATCAAAAGTAAATCCGGGAAGAACTACAGCTTACCAA GTTGCTCAGCGGCTTTGTCCACCGCTGGCTGCCCTCCAgggaaaaatgcagctttcagTAAGACCCCGTCAAACCTAACCGAGCCGCTTGACGTCCGGCCAGAGGAGAGATCCCTCAGAGAAAATACTTTTGCTGATTCAGAGCACAAACCAGCCGCTGCAGTGAGAACTAAACTTTTGAGCCACCGGGACATGAGTGCATCTGGAAAGGAGGAGGCCTCAGTGGATGCAGGGATGAAGCCTCAAACCGCTCACACAAACCTCCACTCTCACAAACCAGCTCCTCAGATAGCTGCTTCTTCCCGTGTCGATTTAGTCAATGTGTCTGTTAGGAgtaaaaggagggagctgtacCTACAGGGAGGAGAATCCAGCAAACCAGAGAGCCGGCTGGAGTCGCAGCGACAAAGCAAACCTTTCCTCATCCAGGAGGCTCCGGTCAGAGAtgagaaacagacagactgGAGCATGACCAGTAGTGACTCGGACTTCCACGTCCCCAGGTTGTCCTACTCAGGAAGGAAAGTTGAACCAGTGAAGCCCTTTACTCTGTCTGCAGCATCTGTGAGAGAGTTTGGTGGCCTCACCCCGGACGCTTCCGACATGACTGTTTATAATGAGATCACCAAGAAGACACCTCACACCGAGACGTTTGCCCAGGCTAAGATGAGCACTCGCAGAGAGCCTACTCCTGGCTCTGAATGTGAGAAGCAGCAGGGAGTTTGTTCCAGACCTCTGTTCTCTGAGTTGAGACAGTGCCGACAGGACAGCGGCTTTGACAGCCCGTTTTACCAACAGAAGTGA